Proteins from one Leptonema illini DSM 21528 genomic window:
- a CDS encoding HEAT repeat domain-containing protein — protein MKSMRYGALALMLCSSAVFAGDGDDAKAFYEAAHEKYERYLENGNVREKLEAIAWMGSFRRYRFVRPLSAELLHGLDDKNKRRMANFDPYIKSRIAQSLGYIRRKESLPALTKAVEYTNAILEEERKAYEATAQKAAQEKSFDLAVPNNKTGPALMQKGYLFPVSPDGYWSTADEFKSMDFDHNDEYMRVRREGYNYVNLMHHLLVAIGEIGDPESLNVVLPFLDHPYRDVRLAAVLSAALLGGDKARDAMIARYGTETDDVVKSRLCFGILHLDTTQGQYYRDLIGKYLKHDDVRVRLDAASGLRELSLGESLFHLHDAFLLETHPIVKNVLLQAIRNANLDNILPPNPLFDTGPTRIWVHGEPLQPTEQPRR, from the coding sequence ATGAAATCCATGCGATATGGCGCTTTAGCCCTGATGCTCTGTTCTTCGGCCGTTTTTGCTGGTGATGGCGACGATGCGAAGGCCTTTTATGAGGCGGCTCATGAAAAATACGAGCGTTATCTTGAAAACGGAAACGTCCGCGAAAAACTTGAGGCCATCGCCTGGATGGGATCTTTTCGCCGCTACCGGTTTGTGCGACCGCTGTCGGCCGAGCTGCTGCACGGCCTGGACGATAAAAATAAGCGTCGCATGGCAAACTTCGATCCCTACATTAAAAGCCGCATCGCACAGTCCCTCGGTTATATTCGCCGCAAAGAATCGCTGCCGGCGCTGACAAAGGCCGTCGAGTATACGAATGCCATCCTTGAAGAAGAGCGCAAGGCCTATGAGGCGACGGCGCAGAAGGCCGCTCAGGAGAAGTCCTTTGATCTCGCCGTGCCCAACAATAAAACCGGTCCGGCTCTCATGCAGAAAGGGTATCTGTTTCCCGTTTCTCCTGACGGCTACTGGTCGACGGCCGACGAATTCAAGTCCATGGACTTCGACCACAATGACGAGTACATGCGCGTTCGCCGTGAGGGTTACAACTACGTAAACCTGATGCATCACCTGCTTGTGGCGATCGGTGAGATCGGCGATCCGGAATCGCTGAACGTCGTCCTGCCGTTTCTCGATCATCCGTACCGAGACGTGCGACTCGCTGCCGTGCTTTCGGCGGCGCTGCTCGGCGGCGATAAGGCCCGTGACGCCATGATAGCCCGCTATGGCACGGAAACCGACGATGTCGTCAAGTCTCGCCTCTGCTTTGGCATTCTGCATCTTGATACGACACAGGGGCAGTATTACCGCGATCTGATCGGCAAATACCTGAAGCATGACGACGTGCGGGTGCGCCTCGATGCGGCGTCGGGGCTTCGCGAGCTTTCGCTGGGCGAATCACTCTTCCATCTTCACGATGCTTTTTTGCTTGAGACCCATCCCATCGTGAAAAATGTGCTCCTTCAGGCCATCCGCAATGCGAACCTCGATAATATCTTACCGCCCAATCCGCTTTTCGACACCGGACCGACTCGAATCTGGGTTCATGGCGAACCGCTGCAACCAACAGAACAACCGAGACGTTGA
- a CDS encoding polyhydroxyalkanoate synthesis regulator DNA-binding domain-containing protein: protein MKVLKRYANRRLYDAGTSKTVTLDDVARYIREGEEVRVVDNATGEDITVRVLGQTFLRITTEERSAEFGSFLLSSLIREVSQNLSGFLMRLIQGGIGTAWLTPEKLEKIVEDLVQRGELEISEKPDFVNLLQAQLSQHGEQLKQRAKEAVSQLSDLENPGLEELSGRLEEVARLIKKIGR, encoded by the coding sequence ATGAAGGTACTCAAACGATACGCCAATCGCCGGCTCTACGATGCCGGTACGAGCAAGACCGTAACCCTGGACGACGTCGCTCGCTATATCAGGGAGGGCGAAGAGGTGCGCGTCGTTGACAACGCCACCGGCGAAGACATCACCGTGCGTGTTCTCGGGCAGACTTTCTTGCGGATCACCACCGAGGAACGCAGCGCCGAGTTCGGCAGTTTCTTACTCAGCTCCCTGATTCGAGAGGTCTCTCAGAATCTCTCGGGCTTTCTCATGCGCCTGATCCAGGGCGGGATCGGCACAGCATGGCTGACTCCAGAAAAGCTCGAAAAGATCGTCGAAGATCTCGTGCAAAGAGGAGAGCTTGAGATCAGCGAGAAGCCCGATTTTGTGAATCTGCTTCAGGCACAGCTCAGCCAGCACGGCGAGCAGCTGAAGCAGAGGGCAAAGGAGGCCGTATCGCAGCTTTCTGACCTTGAGAATCCGGGCCTTGAGGAGCTATCGGGGCGCCTTGAAGAGGTGGCCCGTCTGATCAAGAAGATCGGCCGCTGA
- a CDS encoding acyl-CoA dehydrogenase family protein, whose protein sequence is MQQSISTLQELYNTHLAKVTTGLAKASAKDQSVSVAKMDENQYVHYNLAFCTAEKYIADYFLSYAETRGDVEKSMAAIFYAEAFQHFRSEVSSRPAEYTVSSDDIAALFKAEVNAAVASLLDKKNYDAVANAVLDGNYGDLATDDFKEIRDVYRKIAENTVMPHAEHVHRHDDFIPDDILQEVINNGAFGLSIPEQYGGLLDMMGNVGMMIVTEELSRGGLSIAGSLITRPEILSKALIKGGTEEQKQKWLTALASGERMAGIAVTEPNYGSDVAGMKVTADKVDGGWVINGVKTWCTFAGYADVLLVLARTEKDPELKHKGLSILLAEKPRSKDHKFEFTQPSGGHMTGSAIATIGYRGMHSYEVNFDNWFVPDENLVGGEAGRGQGFYLQMAGFAGGRVQTAARATGVMQAATEAAVRYAKERKVFGKEIKEYQITRWKIARMAMITQACRQYGYEVARMMDDHKGSMEATMVKFYASRIAEWVTREAMQIHGGMGYAEEYPVSRYFVDARVFSIFEGAEEVMALRVCARDILDQAIKALN, encoded by the coding sequence ATGCAGCAATCTATAAGCACGTTACAAGAACTGTACAATACTCATCTGGCAAAGGTGACGACGGGACTGGCGAAGGCCTCGGCAAAAGACCAATCCGTCTCCGTTGCAAAGATGGATGAGAACCAGTATGTACACTACAATCTGGCCTTCTGTACGGCCGAGAAATACATCGCCGACTACTTTCTGAGCTACGCCGAAACACGAGGCGATGTCGAGAAGTCGATGGCCGCCATTTTCTACGCTGAGGCCTTCCAGCACTTTCGCAGCGAAGTATCCTCACGTCCCGCTGAATACACCGTCAGCTCCGACGACATCGCCGCCCTCTTCAAGGCCGAAGTCAATGCAGCCGTTGCATCCCTTCTTGATAAGAAGAACTATGATGCCGTCGCCAACGCCGTTCTCGACGGCAACTACGGCGACCTGGCCACCGACGACTTCAAAGAGATCCGCGACGTATATCGCAAGATCGCCGAGAACACCGTTATGCCGCATGCCGAGCATGTGCATCGCCATGACGATTTCATCCCCGACGACATCTTACAGGAAGTAATCAACAACGGAGCCTTCGGTCTTTCCATTCCCGAACAGTACGGCGGCCTGCTTGATATGATGGGCAACGTCGGCATGATGATCGTTACCGAAGAGCTTTCGCGCGGCGGACTTTCCATCGCCGGCTCGCTGATCACGCGTCCCGAGATTCTCTCCAAGGCGCTGATCAAAGGCGGCACCGAAGAGCAGAAGCAGAAATGGCTGACCGCACTGGCATCGGGCGAACGTATGGCCGGCATCGCCGTCACCGAGCCTAACTACGGATCAGACGTCGCCGGCATGAAGGTTACGGCCGATAAGGTCGACGGCGGCTGGGTGATCAACGGCGTGAAGACCTGGTGTACCTTCGCCGGTTATGCCGACGTTCTTCTTGTTCTTGCCCGTACCGAGAAAGATCCGGAGCTCAAGCATAAAGGCCTCTCGATTCTTCTCGCCGAGAAGCCTCGCTCTAAAGACCACAAGTTCGAATTCACTCAGCCTTCTGGCGGTCATATGACCGGTTCGGCCATCGCCACGATCGGCTACCGCGGCATGCACAGCTATGAAGTGAACTTCGACAACTGGTTCGTACCCGATGAAAACCTCGTCGGCGGCGAGGCCGGTCGCGGCCAGGGCTTCTATCTGCAGATGGCCGGATTCGCCGGCGGACGCGTACAGACCGCCGCTCGCGCAACAGGCGTTATGCAGGCAGCGACCGAAGCAGCCGTGCGTTATGCAAAAGAGCGCAAGGTATTCGGCAAAGAGATTAAAGAATACCAGATCACGCGCTGGAAGATCGCACGTATGGCGATGATCACGCAGGCCTGCCGTCAGTACGGCTACGAGGTCGCCCGCATGATGGACGATCATAAAGGCAGCATGGAAGCGACGATGGTGAAATTCTACGCCTCTCGCATCGCTGAATGGGTCACGCGAGAAGCGATGCAGATCCACGGCGGTATGGGCTATGCCGAAGAGTATCCGGTTTCGCGCTATTTCGTCGATGCCCGCGTCTTCTCGATCTTCGAAGGGGCTGAAGAGGTCATGGCGCTTCGCGTCTGTGCCCGTGACATTCTCGATCAGGCCATCAAGGCATTGAACTGA